The nucleotide window GCACCGGCGGTCTCCCGTTGGAGGCCGGTCTCGTCGGCGCTGACGCCGTCGCCTGCGACGCGCAGGCCAAGATGGTTCGCGGCGCGCGAGAGAACTTCCGCGAGTATCTCGGTGATGACGGCTCGGTGGACTGGCACGTCGCGCGCGGCGACGCGACCGCGCTCCCGCTCGCCGACGACGCCGTCGACGGGGTCGCGTTCGACGCCCCCTACGGCCGGCAGTCGAAGATCGCGCGCCACGAGCTCGCGGACCTCGTCGCGGGCGCGCTCGCCGAGGCCGCCCGCGTCGCGCCGCGCGCGGTGCTGGTCGCCGACCGCGACTGGCGCGGCCCCGCCCGCGAGGCGGGCTGGACCGTCGAAGCGGCGTTCGAGCGCCGTGTCCACCGCTCGCTGACGCGCCACGTGTTGGTGTTGCGCCGCGGAGACGCGGAGGCGGGTCGGCCGGACGCGACCGATCTCTCGGCGGACCGAGAGTGAACGAGCGATCGCCGGAATCGCGCCGATCGGGCGCTCGTGCGACAAGTTTCAGTTTCGCTTCGGCTCCGGGCAACGGTTAAGTGCGCGGCCTCTCGTGGTACTCGCATGACCGGGGACGCCGGAGACATGCTCTCGTGGGACGAGTCGGTGTTCCGCGACGAGTCGGTGTTCGAGATCGACCACGTCCCCGAGACGTTCCGCCACCGCGAGAGCCAACTTGAGAACCTCAAGTACGCGCTCCGCCCCGCGGTCCGCGGCTCCCGCCCGCTCAACACGATGGTTCGGGGCCCGCCCGGGACCGGCAAGACCACCGCCGTCCAGAAGCTGTTCGGTGAGCTGGGCGCGCGGACCGAGGTGCGGACGGTCCGGGTCAACTGTCAGGTCGACTCGACGCGCTACGCCGTCTTTTCCCGGCTGTTCGAGGGGATATTCGAGTACGAGCCGCCCTCCTCTGGCATCTCCTTCAAGAAGCTGTTCGGGCAGATCACCGACCGGCTCGTCGAGGAGGACGAGGTCTTGGTCGTCGCCTTGGACGACGTGAACTACCTCTTTTACGAGAACGAGGCGTCGGACACGCTCTACTCGCTGCTTCGCGCCCACGAGGCCCACTCCGGCGCGAAGATCGGCGTGATCGTCGTCTCCTCGGACCTCGGGCTCGACGTGATCGACGACCTCGACACGCGGGTCCAGTCCGTCTTCCGCCCGGAGGAGGTGTACTTCCCCGTCTACGACGCGACCGAGATCTACGACATCCTCGCGGAGCGCGCCAAGCGCGGCTTCCACGAGGGGGTGATCGGCGACGCCGAACTGGAGCGCGTCGCGGACCTCACGGCCGACAGCGGCGACCTCCGCGTCGGGATCGACCTCCTGCGCCGGGCCGGACTCAACGCCGAGATGCGCGCCTCGAAGACGGTCTCGGAGGAGGACGTCGAGGAGGCGTACGACAAGTCGAAGCACGTCCACCTCTCGCGGTCGCTCCGCGGGCTCTCGGAGTCCGAGCGCGACCTCGTCCGCGTCCTCGCCGAACACGACGGCGAGCGCGCCGGCGCGGTGTACGACGCGTTCAACGACGCGACCGGGCTGGGGTACACCCGCTACTCGGAGATCATCAACAAGCTCGACCAGCTCGGCGTCATCGACGCGGAGTACGCCGACGTCGACGGTCGCGGCCGCTCCCGCGAGCTCTCCTTGGCCTACGACGCGGAGGCCGTCTTGGACCGGCTGGAGTAGGCGGCGTCGGGGTCACCGCTCATCCGCGCCGCGCGCCGTCTCGTATCCGGTCGCCCACGCGAGGGTGCCGACGGCGAGGATCGCTATGGTCTCCCAGTCCGAACCGACGAGGGACTGCGCGACGATGGACATGGCACCTATTGAGACGCTGACGTACACGCCTTCAGGGACCCCGAAGGGGAGTCGACCGCGCGACTGGAGCGCCGCGGTCACGAACGTCGCACCGAGGAGCGTCAGACCGAACAGCGTGAGGGCGACCATCGCTGTGAGCATGCGTTTGACTGATCACCCCGTCGAAAATATTTTTCGGAGAATACGTAGCCGGATCAAACTGCCGACGCCTTTTCAACGACCCCGCCCGCACCTCGCCCCATGAAGACGAGCGGCGGGAGCGACGCGGCGAAGCGACGCGCCGGCGAGTCGGCGGCCGAGGCGGTGACCGACTGCGACGTGGTCGGGCTCGGAACCGGGTCGACGGCGGCCCACGCCATCCGGCGGCTCGGCGACCGGTTCGACGCCGGTCTCGACGTACGCGGGGTCCCCACCTCCTTCGCGAGCCGCGAACTCGCCCTCGACGCCGGAATCCCCTGCCTCGATCTGCCCGAGGCGGTCGGTCCCGACGGACCGGGGATCGACGTCGCGATCGACGGTGCCGACCAGGTCGCGGTCGGTCGCGGCGACGACCCGGCCGTCGGTCCGCTGATAAAGGGGGGCGGGGCCGCACACGCCCGGGAGAAACTGGTCGACGCCGCGGCCGACCGCTTCCTCGTCGTCGCCGACCCCTCGAAGGAGCGGCCGGTCCTCGACGGGTCCGTGCCGGTGGAGGTCCTCCCCGCCGGTCGGTCCGCGGTCGCCGAGGCGGTGCGGGCGGCCGGGGGCGAGCCGACCCTGCGGCGCGCGGAACGGAAGGACGGTCCGGTCGTCACGGACAACGGGAACCTCGTGTTCGACGCCTCGTTCGGCGCGATCGACGACCCGGACGCGCTGTCGACGACCCTCTCGACGACGCCGGGTGTCGTCGAACACGGGCTCTTCGTCGGGCTCGCCGACGAGGTCCACGTCGGGACCGAGTCGAGCGTTCGGGTCGCGAGGCGCTGATCGCGTCCGGATCACTAACGGAGCGCTGATCGCCGCTCGACGCCCTCTCGACCGACGCGTCGCTCGCCGGTCGGCACTCGTCAAAAAATGAAGAACGGAAAGCGCGTCCGTCTTAGAGGTCGCGAGGCTGGACCGTCTTCCGGTCGTTGGCCTCGGCGCGGCGCGCGGCGTCTTCGAGCAGCTCGTCCACTTCGTCGTCCAGCGCGTCGTAGAAGTCCGAAGCGACGTTCTTGTCGTCCAGGGCTTCCTTGACGGCCGCTTTGACAATAAGGTCTGCCATGCGATCGGGCCTACCCGGTGATGGTTAATAAGAGTTCCTGAATTCGACCGCGAGGGACGCCGTGCCGCCGGTTCGCGGAGGGATGCGAACACAACGGCTTATAAATCTTGTGAGATTCGTGCCCCCGTATCGACGCGAACCCGACCCGAATCCGCCCCAAACCCGATCCGACCGCCTCGCGTGCGCTTCTCGCGCACGCCCGAAACGCCGAACCGACAGGTTCGACCGGGTCCGTCCCCCACGGTCGGTCATGCGAGAGACGTTAGCGGCGCTCGAAGCGGGCGAGATCGGCGTCGAGGAGGCGGAGTCGCGGCTCGCGGGCTACGCGACCACGGACGCGGGTCGGTTCGACGCCGCCCGCGAGCGACGGCGCGGGATCCCGGAGGCGATCCTCGCCGAGGGGAAGACCCCGGCCGAGGTCGCCGCGCTGGCGACGACGGCGCTCGATACCACCGGCCGGGCGCTGGTGACGCGCGCGGACGAGGCGACCGCGGCGGCCGTCGCGTCGGCGGTCGGTGACGGCGAGGACGTGGCCGACGACGCTGACTCGGGCGCGACGGTCGACCGCGACGACCGGACCGGAACCGTCGTCGCGCACGCCGCCGGCTTCGAGCCGCCGTCGCTCGACGCCGCGGTCGCGGTCGTGGCCGCCGGCACCGCGGACGCGCCGGTCGCCGGCGAGGCGGCGGTCGTCGCCCGCGAGGTCGGTGCGACGGTCGACCGGGTCGACGACGTCGGCGTCGCCAACCTCGACCGAATCTTAGATCAGGCCGACCGGATCCGCGAGGCCGACGTCGTCGTCGTCGCGGCGGGCCGCGAGGGCGCGCTCCCGACGGTCGTCGCCGGACTCGTCGACGCGCCCGTGATCGCCGTCCCCGTCTCGACCGGCTACGGCGTCGGCGGTGAGGGAGTCGCGGCGCTGGAGGGCGCACTTCAGTCGTGTTCCGTGCTCACGACCGTCAACGTCGACGCCGGGTTTGTCGCCGGCGCACAGGCCGGCCTGATTGCCCGCGCCGTCGACGCGGCGCGCGGCGAGTAGCCGGCGCGCCGTCTCCGAGCGAACACCGGCAGCCGACGGGGTCGAAAAAGGGTATTTGTTCGTCGAGCCCGTATGGTAGTTGCCGACGTACGTCGGCATCACATGCCACGCTGTGACCACTGCGGGTCGCACGTCTCGGACCGCTTCGCTCGCGTCTTCGCGGACGAGCACGGCGACCTGAACGCGTGCCCGAAGTGCTCCGCCAACGCGGGGATCGCAGAGGTTTCCCGCGAGCGGACTCGAACCGGGGACTGACCGGCGAAACGCCGATCGGAGACCGAGCGCACGGAGAGCGGCAGCGCCGTCTCTCCGACGGTTCGGACGCATCCGCACGCATAACCTGTTCGCGCTCCCACGGTCGTCCGTGGCCGACCACCACGTGTACGTGATCGAGTGTGCGGACGGCACCCTCTACACCGGCTACACGACCGACGTGGAGCGTCGAGTCGCCGAGCACGACGCCGGGGAGGGCGCGAAGTACACCCGCGGCCGGACCCCCGTCACCCTGCGACACGTCGAGTCGTTCGACTCGAAGTCGGCGGCGATGTCGCGGGAGTACGCGGTCAAGTCGCTGTCGCGAGCCGAGAAGGAGCGGCTGATCGACGGTGAGGGCCGAGGGGACGGCGAGAGCAGGGACGGAAGCGAGAGAGACTGACCGTCCCGCTCCGCCTCACTCCACGAGCCGCTCGATCTCGGTGACGAGGATGCCGGTCGCGCCGACGGACCGCAGTTCGGAGATGGTCTCGAACACGTCGCGCTCGTCGACGACCGCGTGGACCGCGACCATCCCGTTGCCGTTCTCGTCCGCCTCGACGTCCATCACGGTCGGGCCGCCGAGCCCCGGGATCACGTCCTTCACCTCGTCGAGCCGCGCCGTCGGCGCGTTCATCATCAGGTAGCGCCGGCCGTCGGCGGCGAGGACGGACTCGAAGGCGGTCACCACCTGCTCGACCTTCGGGTCGTCGACCACGTCGGGTCGGGCGAACAGCCGCACCGAGGAGTCGAGGACGTCGTCGATCACCGCCAGCCGGTTCACCTTCAGCGTCGTCCCCGTTGAGGTGATGTCGACGATGGCGTCGGCCATGTCGACGTGCGGGGTCAGCTCCGTCGCGCCCGTCACGGTGACAACGTCGGCGTCGACGCCCACGCGGTCGAGGTACTCGCGCGTGACGTTCGGAAACTCGGTCGCGATTGTTCGGCCCGCCAAGTCCTCGACCGCTGCGATGTCCCCGTCCTCCGGCGCTGCGAGGACGAGCCGGCAGGAGCCGTAGCCCAGATCGAGCAGGTCGACGAGGTCGCCGTCTCCCGCCGCGCTCGCGTCGTCGACGACGCCGCCCGACTCGGCCGCCTGATCGAGGCCGGTGACGCCGAGGTCGGCCGCGCCGTCGCGGACGTACTCGGGGATGTCGGCCGCCCGCGCGAACAGCACCGTCACGTCCTCGTCGACGGTGTCGGCGTACAGCTGTCGGTCGGCGGTCTCCTCGACGTGGAGTCCCGCGCGCTCTAACAGCGAGAGCGTCGGCTCGTGTAGGCGGCCCTTGTTGGGGACGGCGATGCGCATACGGAACGCGTCGCGCGGACAGGGGGAAACGTTTTCGTCCTCGCTGCTCCGTCCGTACGCATGGACGACGGAACGGGAGCAGCCCTCCTCTCGCTCGCTATCGCCGTCCCGATCGTCGGTGCCCTCCTCATGTCCGGCACCGTCTTCGGCGCGGTCCTCACCGGACTCATCGTCGGTACTATCGCGGTGTCGTTCGTCCTCGCCGATCGGATCGACGACGAGGAAGACGAGACCGTGACCGACGACGAACCAGGCCCGTTGGAGTCGCTTCGAGACCGCTACGCGCGCGGCGAACTGACGGAAGACGAGTTCGAGCGGCGAGTCGAGCGACTCCTCGAAACAGAGGACAGATCGACCGCCCGGGACCTCCTTCTGGACGAGAGAGACGGTGCGGCCGAAACGGAACCAGTCCGCGAGCGCTGACGCGGGGGACCCGCCGACTCACATCCCCCGTCTCACCAGCCAGTACGCGAGGGGGAGACAGCCGGCGAACGCGATTGGCCAGACGGTCAACTGCGAGGCCGGATCGGGCGGCGAAACGAGGCTCCCGACGGCCAGTCCGCCGATTCCCGCGACGACGACCGTGGCGGTGGCTCTTTCCACCCGCCCTGGCGGCCACTCGCGGGGGCGTCCGCGACGCCACCACAGAAGGTAGTAAAACAGTATGATCCCCGAAAGCGGCGCAAGAACGCCCCAAAAGGCCGGATGGGCGCTTCTGCGAGCACGAGCGTCGAAGTTCACCCAGAGCCCGATCGCGGCCCAGACGAACAGCACGAGGGCCGCGCCGAACGCGACGGCGGGCGTGAGGAGGGACACGGTCTGCGTTCCACCGGATCGGTTGTCAGTCTTCCCCCCGCGAGGCGGATCGGTTCGGAGCGAGATCCGTTCCGCTGACTCCCGGTCGACCCGAAGACACACGCTCGCGCCGCGCCGCTCAAGTGTCTCGACCGCCAACGACGCGTATCGTGAGCGACGCCGACTCCCCCCTCTCGGAGGACCGTCCGACCGTCGACCGCCCCCTCCGCGTCGACGCCCCGTTCGAGCCCGCGGGCGACCAGCCCGAGGCGATCGAGGGGCTCGTCGAGGGGTTCGAGTCGGGCGCGAAAAAGCAGACGCTGCTGGGCGTCACCGGGTCCGGGAAGACGAACACCGTCTCGTGGGTCGCCGAGGAGCTGGACCAGCCGACCCTCGTACTCGCCCACAACAAGACGCTCGCGGCCCAGCTGTACGAGGAGTTCCGCGAGCTGTTCCCGGACAACGCCGTCGAGTACTTCGTCTCCTACTACGACTACTACCAGCCGGAGGCGTACGTCGAGCAGACGGACACGTTCATCGACAAGGAGATGTCGATAAACGAGGAGATCGACCGCCTGCGCCACTCCGCGACGCGCTCGCTCCTGACGCGCGACGACGTGATCGTCGTCGCCTCCGTCTCCGCCATCTACGGGCTGGGCGACCCGGGGAACTACCGCGACATGGCGCTCCGGCTCGAAGTCGGCGAGGAGGTCGGCCGCGAGGAGCTGCTCACCCGGCTCGTCGACCTGAACTACGAGCGCAACGACGTGGACTTCACGCAGGGCACCTTCCGCGTGCGCGGCGATACCGTCGAGATCTACCCGATGTACGGGCGCTACGCGGTGCGTGTCGAGCTGTGGGGCGAGGAGATCGACCGCATGCTGAAGGTCGACCCGATGCACGGCGAGGTCGTCTCGGAGGAGCCGGCGGTGATGCTCCACCCGGCGGAGCACTACTCGATCCCCGACGACAAGCTCGAACAGGCGGTGACCGAGATCGAGGACCTGATGGAAAAGCGGGTGAGCTACTTCGAGCGACAGGGCGACCTCGTGGCGGCCCAGCGCATCGAGGAGCGTACCACCTTCGACTTGGAGATGCTGCGCGAGGCGGGCTACTGTTCGGGGATCGAGAACTACTCGGTCCACATGGACGACCGCGAGTCCGGCGACGCCCCCTACACCCTGCTGGACTACTTCCCCGACGACTTCCTCACCGTGATCGACGAGTCCCACCAGACGATCCCCCAGATCAAAGGCCAGTACGAGGGCGACAAGTCGCGGAAGGACTCGCTCGTCGAGAACGGGTTCCGGCTCCCGACCGCCTACGACAACCGCCCGCTCACCTTCGAGGAGTTCGAGGAGAAGACGGACCGGACGCTGTACGTCTCCGCGACCCCCGGCGACTACGAGCGCGAGACCTCCGAGAACATCGTCGAACAGATCGTCCGCCCGACCCACCTCGTCGACCCGAAGGTAGAGGTGACGGGCGCGACGGGGCAGGTCGACGACCTGCTCGAACGCGTCGACGAGCGGATCGAGCGCGACGAGCGCGTGCTCGTCACCACGCTCACGAAGCGCATGGCCGAGGACCTCACGGAGTACTTCGAGGAGGCCGGGATCGACGTGGCGTACATGCACGACGAGACCGACACCCTCGAACGCCACGAGATCATCCGTGACCTCCGACTCGGCAACATCGACGTGCTCGTCGGCATCAACCTCCTGCGCGAGGGCCTCGACATCCCGGAGGTGAGCCTCGTCGCCATCCTCGATGCCGACCAAGAAGGATTCCTGCGCTCGACCACCACCCTCGTCCAGACGATGGGGCGGGCCGCGCGCAACGTCAACGGTGAGGTCGTCCTCTACGCCGACGAGGTGACCGACTCGATGCGGGAAGCGATCGACGAGACCCAGCGCCGCCGCGAGATCCAGCTCGAATACAACGAGGAACACGGCTACGAGGCGACAACCATCGACAAGCCGGTGAGCGAGACGAACCTCCCGGGGTCGAAGACGGACACCTCGAACGTGAGCGTCGGCGACGTGGAGAGCGAAGACGAGGCGAAAGCGCAGATCGAGGCGCTCGAAGACCGGATGGACGAGGCCGCGAGCAACCTGGAGTTCGAGCTGGCGGCCGACATCCGCGACCGGATCGCGGAGCTGCGGCGCGCGTTCGAGATCGACGCGGACGACGACGGCGTCCCGGCACCGGCGATAGACGAGTAGCGCCCCCGAACCGGCGATAGACGAGTAGCGCCCCGATTCTCACTCCGCGTCACCGTGACGACGGGATTTTTACCCCGGTGCGTCGCAGTCGGGCACGTGTACCGCCGCGCAGTGGTCTCCGGCGCGCTCGCGCTCGCCACCGCCGGGTGCGTCGACCGCCTCCACGACGTCGCCGCCTCCACCCCCCGCGACCTCGGCGTGCGGAGCCGGTACGTCGACGGCAACCCGGTGGTCGACAGCCAAAGCGTCCTCGCGCGGCCCGAAGAACTGCTGACGCACGCGGCCTCCTTCCGGTCCGCAGCGCCGGCTCGGGGCGCTCTCAAGCCCGACGCGACCGAGTCCCGCGAGTTCGTCGACCAGACCGACTTCGTCGACGACGGCGGCGACGCGATCCTCGTGATCGCCCAGCGACTCACGGTCCCGGAGGTCCGGCTCCGCCTCGGCGCGATCAGCCGCACGGGCGACCACTCCCTCCGGATCGCGATCGACCAAGGGGGTGTCCGCGGCGAGGTCGAGACCGACGAGCCGGTCGTCAAGACGCTGCTGTTGCGGCTCACCGACGAGCGCGGGCCGCCCGAGCGGGTGATCGTCACCATCGGCGGCGAGCGCGCTGGCGTGACGATCTGAGTGTCGGCGGCTTCGAGACTGTCCGACCGCGACTCGCTCCCGCGACCGTTTTGTGGCCGCGCCGCATCCGACCGTCCATGTCACTCCGCAGTCGACTCCTCGGATCGGCCCTCCTCGTCGTCGGTGTCGCCGCGTTCGCGGCCGCCGTCTCCTTCGCGCCGACCGTTCCCCCCGAACCGGCGGCCGACGCCGTGTCGGGCGTCATCGCCACTACCCCGTTCGCCTTCGTCGTCGCGCCGGCCCTCTTCGCCGTCGCGGCGGTGCTTCTGGTCGGCGGGACCGCCGCGCTCGCGGGTGCCGATCTCTCGGCCCGCGCGACGCTCCTCGCGCCCGCCCTCGGCGGTGCCGCGGCGTTCGCGGCCGCCGTCGGCGCGCTTGACGCGCCCGCGACGATACTCCCGGCGCTCGCCGAGTCGGACGTGCTCGCGGCCGCCGTCGCCGGTCCGCCCGGCACGATCGCGACCGGCGCGGTCGTCGGCTGTGCCGTGGCACCGGTGGTCCGCGCGACGACCACCGAGGACACGCCCGCGCTCCTCGCGGGATCGGTCCTGCTCCTCGCCGCGCTGGCGGCGGGGGCGTCCGACCCCCCGTCGCTGGTCACCGGCGGCGTCGGCGGCGCGGTCGCCGTCGGCCTCCTCTGGGCGGTCGA belongs to Halorubrum sp. DM2 and includes:
- the rpiA gene encoding ribose-5-phosphate isomerase RpiA → MKTSGGSDAAKRRAGESAAEAVTDCDVVGLGTGSTAAHAIRRLGDRFDAGLDVRGVPTSFASRELALDAGIPCLDLPEAVGPDGPGIDVAIDGADQVAVGRGDDPAVGPLIKGGGAAHAREKLVDAAADRFLVVADPSKERPVLDGSVPVEVLPAGRSAVAEAVRAAGGEPTLRRAERKDGPVVTDNGNLVFDASFGAIDDPDALSTTLSTTPGVVEHGLFVGLADEVHVGTESSVRVARR
- the hisG gene encoding ATP phosphoribosyltransferase, whose translation is MRIAVPNKGRLHEPTLSLLERAGLHVEETADRQLYADTVDEDVTVLFARAADIPEYVRDGAADLGVTGLDQAAESGGVVDDASAAGDGDLVDLLDLGYGSCRLVLAAPEDGDIAAVEDLAGRTIATEFPNVTREYLDRVGVDADVVTVTGATELTPHVDMADAIVDITSTGTTLKVNRLAVIDDVLDSSVRLFARPDVVDDPKVEQVVTAFESVLAADGRRYLMMNAPTARLDEVKDVIPGLGGPTVMDVEADENGNGMVAVHAVVDERDVFETISELRSVGATGILVTEIERLVE
- a CDS encoding SHOCT domain-containing protein, with the protein product MDDGTGAALLSLAIAVPIVGALLMSGTVFGAVLTGLIVGTIAVSFVLADRIDDEEDETVTDDEPGPLESLRDRYARGELTEDEFERRVERLLETEDRSTARDLLLDERDGAAETEPVRER
- a CDS encoding ORC1-type DNA replication protein, whose amino-acid sequence is MTGDAGDMLSWDESVFRDESVFEIDHVPETFRHRESQLENLKYALRPAVRGSRPLNTMVRGPPGTGKTTAVQKLFGELGARTEVRTVRVNCQVDSTRYAVFSRLFEGIFEYEPPSSGISFKKLFGQITDRLVEEDEVLVVALDDVNYLFYENEASDTLYSLLRAHEAHSGAKIGVIVVSSDLGLDVIDDLDTRVQSVFRPEEVYFPVYDATEIYDILAERAKRGFHEGVIGDAELERVADLTADSGDLRVGIDLLRRAGLNAEMRASKTVSEEDVEEAYDKSKHVHLSRSLRGLSESERDLVRVLAEHDGERAGAVYDAFNDATGLGYTRYSEIINKLDQLGVIDAEYADVDGRGRSRELSLAYDAEAVLDRLE
- a CDS encoding GIY-YIG nuclease family protein; the protein is MADHHVYVIECADGTLYTGYTTDVERRVAEHDAGEGAKYTRGRTPVTLRHVESFDSKSAAMSREYAVKSLSRAEKERLIDGEGRGDGESRDGSERD
- the larB gene encoding nickel pincer cofactor biosynthesis protein LarB, which translates into the protein MRETLAALEAGEIGVEEAESRLAGYATTDAGRFDAARERRRGIPEAILAEGKTPAEVAALATTALDTTGRALVTRADEATAAAVASAVGDGEDVADDADSGATVDRDDRTGTVVAHAAGFEPPSLDAAVAVVAAGTADAPVAGEAAVVAREVGATVDRVDDVGVANLDRILDQADRIREADVVVVAAGREGALPTVVAGLVDAPVIAVPVSTGYGVGGEGVAALEGALQSCSVLTTVNVDAGFVAGAQAGLIARAVDAARGE
- the uvrB gene encoding excinuclease ABC subunit UvrB, translated to MSDADSPLSEDRPTVDRPLRVDAPFEPAGDQPEAIEGLVEGFESGAKKQTLLGVTGSGKTNTVSWVAEELDQPTLVLAHNKTLAAQLYEEFRELFPDNAVEYFVSYYDYYQPEAYVEQTDTFIDKEMSINEEIDRLRHSATRSLLTRDDVIVVASVSAIYGLGDPGNYRDMALRLEVGEEVGREELLTRLVDLNYERNDVDFTQGTFRVRGDTVEIYPMYGRYAVRVELWGEEIDRMLKVDPMHGEVVSEEPAVMLHPAEHYSIPDDKLEQAVTEIEDLMEKRVSYFERQGDLVAAQRIEERTTFDLEMLREAGYCSGIENYSVHMDDRESGDAPYTLLDYFPDDFLTVIDESHQTIPQIKGQYEGDKSRKDSLVENGFRLPTAYDNRPLTFEEFEEKTDRTLYVSATPGDYERETSENIVEQIVRPTHLVDPKVEVTGATGQVDDLLERVDERIERDERVLVTTLTKRMAEDLTEYFEEAGIDVAYMHDETDTLERHEIIRDLRLGNIDVLVGINLLREGLDIPEVSLVAILDADQEGFLRSTTTLVQTMGRAARNVNGEVVLYADEVTDSMREAIDETQRRREIQLEYNEEHGYEATTIDKPVSETNLPGSKTDTSNVSVGDVESEDEAKAQIEALEDRMDEAASNLEFELAADIRDRIAELRRAFEIDADDDGVPAPAIDE
- a CDS encoding DUF1931 family protein; this translates as MADLIVKAAVKEALDDKNVASDFYDALDDEVDELLEDAARRAEANDRKTVQPRDL